In the genome of Pseudomonas bubulae, one region contains:
- a CDS encoding glycosyltransferase family 1 protein: MTTALHIALVTETFAPEINGVANTLGHLCDGLRARNHRVQLIRPRQSADGNQRSSDDLMLCRGWPLPGYPGLQWGLTSTHRLTRRWCQHPPDVVYIATEGPLGLCALRVARRLGITAVTGFHTNFQQYLRQHGLTLFTRALTHYLRGFHNRSAMTLVPSASQRVELERRHFERLELLPRGVDSQLFSPAKRQNALRQSWGLRENDIALLYVGRLAPEKNLDALKRCFDELQARYPARRFKLIVVGNGSKRASLEASLPEAIFCGQQSGEALACHYASGDVFLFPSLSETFGNVVLEAQASGLGVVAYDEAAAGLHIRHGYNGVLAMPGDEYAWIEAACWLLDDPETLRTLRLNARCHASRQSWTGIVEQFENQLQQARQGREYAAPVPVPMTVKKP; encoded by the coding sequence ATGACCACAGCCCTTCATATCGCACTTGTTACCGAAACCTTCGCCCCTGAAATCAATGGCGTGGCCAATACCCTTGGCCACCTGTGCGATGGCTTGCGCGCCCGCAACCACCGCGTGCAACTGATACGCCCACGCCAGAGCGCCGATGGCAATCAGCGCAGCAGCGACGACCTGATGCTCTGCCGCGGTTGGCCGCTGCCCGGTTATCCCGGCCTGCAATGGGGCCTGACCTCCACCCATCGCCTGACCAGGCGCTGGTGCCAGCACCCCCCTGACGTGGTTTATATCGCCACAGAGGGGCCCCTTGGGCTGTGCGCACTCAGGGTTGCCCGACGCCTCGGCATTACCGCGGTCACCGGCTTTCATACCAATTTTCAGCAGTACTTGCGCCAGCATGGCCTGACCCTGTTTACCCGGGCGCTGACTCACTACCTGCGCGGGTTTCACAACCGCTCGGCAATGACCCTGGTGCCCAGTGCCAGCCAACGCGTAGAACTTGAGCGCAGGCATTTTGAACGCCTGGAGCTGCTGCCCCGTGGCGTCGATAGCCAGCTGTTCAGCCCGGCAAAACGTCAGAATGCCTTGCGCCAGAGTTGGGGGCTCAGAGAAAACGATATTGCCCTGTTGTATGTAGGACGCTTGGCACCGGAAAAAAATCTGGACGCACTCAAGCGCTGTTTCGATGAACTACAAGCCCGTTATCCCGCACGCCGCTTCAAATTGATCGTGGTGGGCAACGGCTCAAAACGTGCCTCACTGGAAGCCTCGCTGCCTGAGGCCATTTTTTGCGGGCAGCAGTCTGGCGAAGCGCTAGCGTGCCATTACGCATCCGGTGACGTGTTTTTGTTTCCCAGCCTGAGCGAAACCTTCGGCAACGTGGTGCTCGAAGCCCAGGCTTCAGGCCTGGGAGTGGTGGCCTATGACGAGGCTGCTGCCGGCTTGCATATTCGTCATGGCTACAACGGCGTACTGGCCATGCCGGGGGATGAATACGCCTGGATCGAAGCCGCCTGCTGGCTGCTTGATGACCCGGAAACCTTGCGCACCCTGCGCCTCAATGCCCGCTGCCATGCCAGTCGGCAAAGCTGGACGGGGATTGTCGAGCAGTTCGAAAACCAGTTGCAGCAGGCTCGCCAGGGCCGCGAATACGCAGCCCCGGTGCCGGTTCCGATGACCGTAAAAAAGCCTTAG
- a CDS encoding glutathione peroxidase codes for MSAFHELTLDALDGKPLPLETFKGKVVLVVNVASKCGLTPQYAALENLYQQFKGKGFSVLGVPCNQFAGQEPGSEQDIQAFCSLNYGVTFPLSSKLEVNGPDRHQLYRLLAGEGAEFEGEITWNFEKFLVGKDGRVLARFSPRTAPDDATVIQAIEKSLA; via the coding sequence ATGAGTGCATTTCACGAACTTACCCTGGACGCGCTGGATGGCAAGCCGCTGCCGCTGGAGACTTTTAAAGGCAAAGTGGTGCTGGTAGTGAATGTCGCCTCCAAGTGCGGTTTGACCCCTCAGTACGCAGCCCTGGAAAACCTCTACCAGCAATTCAAGGGCAAGGGCTTCAGCGTTCTAGGCGTGCCATGCAATCAGTTCGCCGGGCAGGAACCGGGGAGCGAGCAGGATATCCAGGCGTTTTGCAGCCTCAACTACGGCGTCACTTTCCCTCTGAGCAGCAAGCTTGAGGTCAACGGGCCTGACCGCCATCAGCTTTATCGGTTGCTGGCAGGCGAGGGCGCCGAATTTGAAGGGGAAATTACCTGGAACTTCGAGAAGTTTCTGGTTGGCAAGGATGGCCGGGTATTGGCGCGTTTCTCACCGCGTACCGCCCCAGACGATGCCACGGTCATTCAGGCCATTGAGAAGTCCCTGGCCTAA
- a CDS encoding DUF1244 domain-containing protein, translating to MTPQEQLELEAAAFRRLVAHLDSRKDVQNIDLMNLSGFCRNCLSKWYKAAADERQIAISLDDARQVVYGMPYAEWKAQYQKEASAEQTAAFTQGKKHD from the coding sequence ATGACACCTCAAGAACAGCTTGAACTGGAGGCAGCCGCCTTTCGCCGCCTTGTCGCGCACCTGGACAGCCGCAAGGACGTGCAAAACATAGACCTGATGAACCTCTCGGGTTTTTGCCGCAATTGCCTGTCCAAGTGGTACAAGGCCGCAGCAGACGAGCGCCAGATCGCCATCAGCCTCGATGATGCACGCCAAGTGGTCTACGGCATGCCGTATGCCGAGTGGAAAGCCCAGTACCAGAAAGAAGCCAGCGCCGAACAGACGGCGGCGTTCACCCAAGGAAAAAAGCATGACTGA
- the folM gene encoding dihydromonapterin reductase encodes MPTSTAPILITGAGQRVGLHCAQQLLADGYPVIFTYRSEKPGVQILRDLGAIALFADFSTEAGILDFIERLKIHTDSLRAIVHNASAWLEETPQTETSAFLHMFSVHMLAPYLINLHCSELLKRSNPADIVHISDDVTRKGSSKHMAYCATKAGLDSLTLSFAAKLAPQIKVNGIAPALLMFNPDDDAAYRTQALAKSVLGIEPGAEVIYRSLRYLLDNPYVTGTTLTVNGGRHLK; translated from the coding sequence ATGCCCACTTCTACCGCACCGATTCTGATCACTGGCGCAGGCCAGCGCGTTGGCCTGCATTGTGCGCAGCAGCTGCTGGCCGACGGCTATCCGGTGATTTTCACCTATCGCAGTGAAAAACCCGGCGTGCAAATTCTCCGCGACCTGGGTGCCATTGCGCTGTTTGCCGACTTTTCGACCGAAGCCGGCATTCTCGATTTTATCGAACGGCTGAAAATACACACCGACAGCTTGCGGGCGATTGTCCACAACGCCTCGGCCTGGCTGGAAGAAACCCCACAGACAGAAACCAGCGCCTTTTTGCACATGTTCAGCGTGCATATGCTCGCGCCATATCTGATCAACCTGCATTGCAGCGAGCTGCTCAAACGCTCGAACCCTGCAGATATTGTGCATATCAGCGATGATGTAACACGCAAGGGCAGCAGCAAGCATATGGCCTATTGCGCAACCAAAGCCGGGCTCGACAGCCTGACCCTGTCATTCGCGGCTAAACTGGCGCCACAGATCAAAGTCAACGGTATCGCCCCGGCCTTGCTGATGTTCAACCCCGACGACGATGCGGCGTACCGCACCCAAGCGCTGGCCAAATCCGTGCTGGGCATCGAGCCCGGCGCCGAGGTGATTTACCGCAGCCTGCGCTATCTGCTGGACAACCCGTATGTGACCGGCACCACCCTGACCGTCAACGGCGGCCGGCATTTAAAATAA
- a CDS encoding peptidylprolyl isomerase: protein MTIAANKAVSIDYTLTNDAGEVIDSSAGGAPLVYLQGAGNIIPGLEKALVGKAVGDELDVTVEPEDAYGEYSAELVSTLSSSMFEGVDQLEVGMQFHASAPDGQMQIVTIRDLDGDDVTVDGNHPLAGQRLNFKVKVVAIRDASEEEIAHGHVHGEGGHQH, encoded by the coding sequence ATGACGATCGCCGCTAACAAGGCTGTCTCCATCGACTATACCCTGACCAACGACGCTGGTGAGGTCATCGACAGCTCCGCCGGCGGCGCGCCGCTGGTTTACCTGCAAGGCGCTGGCAACATCATCCCGGGTCTGGAAAAGGCTCTGGTTGGCAAGGCCGTCGGTGACGAGCTGGACGTTACCGTTGAGCCGGAAGACGCGTACGGCGAGTACTCCGCCGAACTGGTCAGCACCTTGAGCAGCAGCATGTTCGAAGGCGTTGACCAACTGGAAGTTGGCATGCAGTTCCACGCTTCGGCGCCGGACGGCCAAATGCAGATCGTGACCATCCGTGACCTGGACGGCGACGACGTGACTGTAGACGGTAACCACCCACTGGCTGGTCAGCGTCTGAACTTCAAGGTCAAGGTTGTGGCCATCCGTGACGCGAGCGAAGAAGAAATCGCTCACGGCCACGTACACGGTGAAGGCGGTCATCAGCACTGA
- the trxB gene encoding thioredoxin-disulfide reductase: protein MSEVRHSRVIILGSGPAGYSAAVYAARANLKPLLITGMQAGGQLTTTTEVDNWPGDVHGLTGPALMERMREHAERFETEIIFDHINEVDLKNRPFTLKGDSGTFTCDALIIATGASARYLGLPSEEAFMGKGVSACATCDGFFYRNKPVAVVGGGNTAVEEALYLANIASKVTLVHRRETFRAEKILIDKLHARVAEGKIELKLNATLDEVLGDNMGVTGARLKNNDGSFDELKVDGVFIAIGHTPNTSLFEGQLELKDGYMVVQGGREGNATATSVEGVFAAGDVADHVYRQAITSAGAGCMAALDTERYLDGLQNAQF, encoded by the coding sequence ATGTCTGAAGTACGTCATTCGCGTGTGATTATTCTGGGTTCCGGCCCTGCCGGTTACAGCGCCGCTGTCTATGCGGCCCGCGCCAACCTCAAACCACTGCTGATCACGGGCATGCAGGCTGGCGGTCAACTGACCACCACCACCGAAGTCGACAACTGGCCCGGTGATGTTCACGGCCTGACCGGCCCGGCCTTGATGGAACGCATGCGTGAGCATGCGGAGCGTTTCGAGACGGAAATCATTTTCGACCACATCAATGAAGTGGACCTGAAAAATCGTCCGTTCACCCTCAAGGGTGACAGCGGTACATTCACCTGCGACGCACTGATCATCGCTACCGGCGCCAGCGCCCGTTATCTGGGCTTGCCGTCGGAAGAAGCATTCATGGGCAAAGGCGTTTCTGCCTGTGCGACCTGTGACGGTTTCTTCTACCGCAACAAACCTGTTGCCGTAGTGGGTGGTGGTAACACCGCGGTTGAAGAGGCCCTGTACCTGGCCAATATCGCCAGCAAAGTAACCCTGGTTCACCGTCGCGAAACCTTCCGCGCCGAGAAGATCCTGATCGACAAGCTGCACGCCCGTGTTGCTGAAGGCAAGATCGAACTCAAGCTGAATGCGACCCTGGACGAAGTGCTGGGCGACAACATGGGTGTGACCGGTGCGCGCCTGAAGAACAACGACGGCAGCTTTGACGAGCTGAAAGTCGATGGCGTATTTATCGCCATCGGCCACACACCGAACACTTCGTTGTTCGAAGGCCAGCTTGAGCTTAAAGACGGCTACATGGTTGTGCAGGGCGGCCGTGAAGGCAACGCTACTGCGACCAGCGTTGAAGGCGTGTTTGCTGCGGGCGACGTGGCGGACCACGTTTATCGTCAGGCCATTACCTCGGCTGGCGCCGGTTGCATGGCAGCGCTGGACACCGAGCGCTACCTGGACGGCCTGCAGAACGCCCAGTTCTGA
- the folE gene encoding GTP cyclohydrolase I FolE yields MSASLPEHYREILIGLGEDPEREGLLDTPKRAAKAMQYLCHGYEQSVEKIVNGALFASDSDEMVIVANIELYSLCEHHLLPFIGKAHVAYIPTGKVLGLSKIARIVDMFARRLQIQENLTREIADAIESVTQAAGVAVVIEAQHMCMMMRGVEKQNSTMNTSVMLGAFREPSTRMEFLQLIGRSKS; encoded by the coding sequence ATGAGCGCATCACTGCCTGAGCATTACCGCGAGATTCTTATTGGTTTAGGCGAAGACCCTGAGCGCGAAGGCCTGCTCGACACCCCCAAACGCGCCGCCAAAGCCATGCAATACCTGTGTCATGGCTACGAGCAGAGCGTGGAGAAAATCGTCAACGGCGCCCTCTTCGCCTCTGACAGTGACGAAATGGTGATCGTGGCCAATATCGAGCTGTACTCATTGTGCGAGCATCACCTGCTGCCCTTTATCGGCAAGGCCCATGTGGCCTATATACCGACGGGCAAGGTACTGGGGCTGTCGAAAATCGCCCGCATTGTCGACATGTTTGCCCGGCGCCTGCAGATCCAGGAAAACCTCACCCGGGAAATCGCGGACGCCATCGAAAGCGTCACCCAGGCTGCCGGTGTGGCCGTGGTGATCGAAGCCCAGCATATGTGCATGATGATGCGCGGCGTAGAAAAACAGAATTCGACCATGAACACCTCGGTCATGCTCGGCGCCTTCCGCGAACCGAGCACCCGCATGGAGTTCTTGCAACTGATTGGACGGAGCAAGTCGTAA
- the pta gene encoding phosphate acetyltransferase: MQTFFIAPTDFGVGLTSISLGLVRTLERAGLKVGFFKPIAQPHPGDLGPERSTELVARTHGLKPPTPLGLAHVERMLGDGQLDELLEEIINLYQQAAIGKDVLIVEGMVPTRTASYAARVNLHLAKSLDAEVILVSAPENEVLTELSGRVELQAQLFGGPKDPKVLGVILNKVRTDESMDAFAARLKEHSPLLRSGDFKLLGCIPFQPELNAPRTRDVAELLGAQVLNAGDYETRRMSKIILCARTVLNTLQLLKPGVLVVTPGDRDDIILAVSLAAMNGVPLAGLLLTSDTQPDPRLMELCRGALQAGLPVLSVSTGSYDTANRLNGLNKEIPIDDRERAEIITDFVASHLDAHWLHQRCGTPREMRLTPAVFRYQLIQRAQQANKRIVLPEGSEPLTVQAAAICQARGIARCVLLAKPEEVQAVAKAHGFELPEGLEILDPDLIRGRYVEPMVALRKTKSINAPMAEQQLEDPVVIGTMMLALDEVDGLVSGVIHSTANTIRPALQLIKTAPGCTLVSSVFFMLFPEQVLVYGDCVMNPHPSATELAEIALQSADSAAAFGITPRVAMISYSSGESASGEEVEKVREATLLAHEAQHALLIDGPLQYDAAANEVVARQLAPNSQVAGRATVFVFPDLNTGNTTHKAVQRSADCVSLGPMLQGLRKPVNDLPRGAQVDDIVYTIALTAIQAANRPMDV, from the coding sequence ATGCAAACTTTCTTTATCGCGCCCACCGATTTTGGTGTGGGTCTGACATCCATTAGCCTGGGCCTGGTTCGCACTCTTGAGCGCGCCGGGCTTAAAGTCGGGTTTTTCAAGCCCATTGCCCAGCCGCACCCGGGGGATTTGGGGCCGGAGCGCTCCACTGAACTGGTGGCCCGCACCCACGGCCTCAAGCCGCCTACCCCACTGGGCCTGGCCCATGTCGAGCGCATGCTGGGTGACGGCCAGCTCGATGAGTTGCTCGAAGAAATCATCAACCTCTATCAACAAGCGGCCATCGGCAAGGACGTGCTGATTGTCGAAGGCATGGTGCCCACCCGCACGGCCAGCTACGCGGCACGGGTCAACCTGCACCTGGCCAAGAGCCTGGATGCTGAAGTGATCCTGGTCTCGGCCCCGGAAAACGAAGTGCTGACCGAGCTGTCGGGTCGGGTGGAGTTGCAGGCCCAGCTGTTTGGCGGGCCAAAAGACCCGAAAGTGCTGGGCGTGATCCTCAACAAGGTGCGCACCGACGAAAGCATGGACGCTTTTGCGGCACGCCTCAAAGAGCATTCGCCGCTGCTGCGCAGTGGTGACTTCAAGTTACTGGGCTGCATTCCCTTTCAGCCCGAGCTGAATGCTCCACGCACCCGCGATGTGGCCGAATTGCTGGGAGCCCAGGTGCTCAATGCCGGGGACTATGAAACCCGTCGCATGTCGAAAATCATCCTCTGCGCACGCACGGTGCTCAACACCCTGCAACTGCTCAAACCGGGCGTGCTGGTGGTTACCCCGGGAGATCGCGACGACATTATCCTGGCCGTGAGCCTCGCTGCCATGAACGGCGTCCCGCTGGCCGGCCTGCTGCTGACCAGCGACACCCAGCCCGACCCACGCCTGATGGAACTCTGCCGTGGCGCCCTGCAGGCCGGGCTGCCGGTGCTGTCGGTGAGTACCGGCTCGTACGACACCGCCAACCGTCTCAACGGCCTGAACAAGGAAATTCCCATCGATGACCGCGAGCGCGCGGAAATCATCACTGATTTCGTCGCCAGCCACCTCGATGCCCACTGGCTGCACCAGCGCTGCGGTACACCCCGCGAAATGCGCCTCACCCCTGCAGTTTTTCGCTATCAGTTGATCCAGCGTGCCCAGCAGGCCAACAAGCGCATTGTCCTGCCCGAAGGCAGCGAACCCCTGACCGTACAGGCTGCGGCCATTTGCCAGGCACGCGGTATCGCCCGTTGTGTATTGCTGGCCAAGCCCGAAGAAGTCCAGGCAGTGGCCAAGGCCCACGGTTTTGAACTGCCCGAGGGACTGGAGATTCTTGACCCGGACCTGATCCGCGGCCGGTACGTCGAACCGATGGTGGCCCTGCGCAAAACCAAAAGCATCAACGCGCCGATGGCCGAGCAGCAACTGGAAGACCCGGTAGTGATTGGCACCATGATGCTGGCTCTGGATGAGGTCGACGGTCTGGTTTCAGGGGTGATCCACTCCACCGCCAACACCATCCGCCCTGCCCTGCAACTGATCAAAACCGCGCCGGGCTGTACGCTGGTGTCATCGGTGTTCTTTATGTTGTTCCCCGAGCAGGTGCTGGTGTATGGCGACTGCGTCATGAACCCGCACCCGAGCGCCACTGAACTGGCTGAGATCGCCCTGCAAAGTGCCGACTCTGCCGCTGCCTTCGGCATCACGCCACGGGTGGCCATGATCAGCTACTCCAGCGGCGAATCGGCCAGCGGTGAAGAAGTCGAAAAAGTCCGCGAAGCCACCCTTCTGGCGCACGAAGCGCAACATGCGCTGCTGATCGACGGCCCGTTGCAATACGACGCAGCAGCCAACGAAGTGGTGGCCAGGCAACTGGCGCCCAACAGCCAGGTGGCGGGCCGGGCCACGGTATTTGTGTTCCCCGACCTCAATACCGGCAACACCACGCACAAAGCCGTACAGCGCAGCGCTGACTGCGTCAGCCTGGGGCCTATGCTGCAAGGCCTGCGCAAACCGGTAAACGATCTGCCTCGCGGCGCACAAGTGGACGATATCGTCTACACCATCGCCCTTACGGCGATTCAAGCCGCCAACCGACCTATGGATGTGTAA
- a CDS encoding HopJ type III effector protein has translation MTDLNTLRASLNSGEHVFADTLAFIGAHYDYQPQSFINGGVENAAGQNEGSCKTLGLALLEGLSDQETLLAFGEHYRSVLATPEGTDHSNIRALIAHGLAGVKFEAQPLTRKV, from the coding sequence ATGACTGATTTGAACACCCTGCGCGCCAGCCTCAACAGCGGCGAGCACGTTTTTGCCGATACCCTGGCGTTTATTGGCGCGCACTACGATTACCAGCCTCAGAGCTTCATCAATGGCGGTGTGGAAAACGCTGCAGGGCAAAATGAAGGTTCGTGCAAGACCCTGGGCCTGGCCCTGCTGGAAGGTTTGAGCGACCAGGAAACCCTGCTGGCTTTCGGCGAACACTACCGCTCGGTACTGGCCACGCCTGAAGGCACAGACCACAGCAACATTCGCGCACTGATTGCCCACGGCCTGGCCGGGGTCAAGTTCGAAGCCCAGCCGCTTACGCGCAAGGTGTAA
- a CDS encoding antibiotic biosynthesis monooxygenase gives MSTSPVTLMVARRVAKGRYQELIAWLHEGEQLATDFAGYLGSGVLAPPPGDDEFQIIFRFADESTLHAWEHSVSRKAWLLRGSDLFANPSEHRVSGIDGWFGNTGQRPPRWKQAVAIWLAFFPVSLLFNFVCAPLLGELALLPRVLVSTLALTPLMVYLFIPLSTHLLAGWLHSTPGKPLRSAIATPRH, from the coding sequence ATGTCTACCTCCCCTGTCACATTGATGGTTGCGCGCCGTGTCGCCAAAGGCCGCTACCAGGAACTGATCGCCTGGCTGCACGAAGGCGAACAGCTGGCCACGGACTTTGCCGGCTACCTGGGCTCGGGCGTTCTGGCGCCGCCACCGGGCGACGACGAATTTCAAATCATCTTCCGCTTTGCCGACGAATCCACCTTGCATGCCTGGGAGCACTCCGTCTCGCGCAAGGCCTGGTTGCTGCGTGGCAGCGACCTGTTCGCCAACCCTTCCGAGCACCGGGTCAGCGGCATCGACGGCTGGTTCGGCAATACCGGGCAAAGACCGCCCCGCTGGAAGCAGGCAGTCGCCATCTGGCTGGCGTTCTTCCCGGTCTCACTCCTGTTCAACTTTGTATGCGCCCCCTTGCTCGGCGAGTTAGCCCTGTTGCCACGGGTACTGGTCAGTACCCTGGCCCTGACGCCGCTGATGGTTTACCTGTTTATTCCACTCTCTACCCACTTGCTGGCAGGTTGGCTGCACAGCACCCCAGGCAAACCCCTGCGCAGCGCTATCGCGACACCGCGCCACTAA
- the cysZ gene encoding sulfate transporter CysZ — protein sequence MPAPVLSGPQYLREGLKLILSPGLRLFVLLPLLINLVLFVGLIYFAGHQFSLWVDTLMPTLPNWLGFLNYVLWPLFVVLVALMVFFTFTMLANIIAAPFNGFLSEKVEAVVRGVDNSPPFSWGELAAMVPRTLAREMRKLGYFLPRATALLILSFIPVLNLIAAPLWLLFGIWMMAIQYIDYPADNHKLGWNEMLAWLREKRWQSMSFGGIVYLVLLIPVVNILMMPAAVAGATLFWVRERGDEALAAADRSR from the coding sequence ATGCCCGCCCCTGTTCTCTCTGGCCCGCAGTACCTGCGTGAAGGCCTTAAGTTGATCCTCAGCCCTGGCTTGCGCCTGTTCGTGCTGCTGCCGTTACTGATCAATCTGGTGCTGTTCGTCGGATTGATTTATTTCGCCGGGCATCAGTTCAGCCTCTGGGTCGATACCTTGATGCCGACCCTGCCCAACTGGCTCGGTTTCCTCAACTACGTGTTGTGGCCACTGTTCGTGGTGCTGGTGGCGTTGATGGTGTTTTTCACCTTCACCATGCTGGCCAACATCATCGCCGCGCCATTTAACGGTTTTCTCTCGGAGAAGGTCGAAGCCGTGGTGCGCGGGGTCGATAATTCGCCACCTTTCAGCTGGGGCGAACTGGCCGCCATGGTGCCGCGCACCCTGGCCCGTGAAATGCGCAAGCTGGGCTACTTTCTGCCGCGGGCCACTGCCCTGCTGATCCTCTCGTTTATTCCGGTGCTCAACCTGATCGCGGCACCGCTGTGGCTGCTGTTCGGGATCTGGATGATGGCCATCCAGTACATCGACTACCCGGCCGACAACCACAAGCTGGGCTGGAACGAGATGCTCGCCTGGCTGCGCGAAAAACGCTGGCAGAGCATGAGTTTTGGCGGCATCGTCTATCTGGTGCTGCTGATCCCGGTGGTCAATATCCTGATGATGCCCGCAGCCGTTGCCGGTGCAACCCTGTTCTGGGTGCGCGAGCGTGGCGATGAAGCGCTGGCAGCCGCCGACCGCAGCCGCTGA
- the folX gene encoding dihydroneopterin triphosphate 2'-epimerase yields the protein MPQLQPGMARIRVKDLCLRTYIGINEEEILNKQDVLINLTILYAAQEAVRDNDIDHALNYRTITKAVIQHVEENRFALLERLTQELLDLVMANDAVLYAEVEVDKPHALRFAESVSITLAASRQTATS from the coding sequence ATGCCACAACTTCAGCCAGGAATGGCCCGTATTCGCGTCAAGGACTTGTGCCTGCGTACCTATATCGGCATCAATGAGGAAGAAATCCTCAACAAGCAGGATGTGTTGATCAACCTCACCATCCTCTACGCGGCGCAGGAGGCGGTGCGCGATAACGATATCGACCACGCGCTCAATTACCGCACCATCACCAAGGCCGTGATCCAGCACGTCGAAGAGAACCGCTTCGCCCTGCTTGAGCGCCTGACCCAGGAGTTGCTGGATCTGGTGATGGCCAACGACGCGGTACTGTATGCCGAAGTCGAAGTCGACAAACCGCACGCGCTGCGCTTTGCCGAATCGGTGTCGATTACACTGGCGGCGAGCCGTCAGACTGCAACCTCATAA
- a CDS encoding MerR family transcriptional regulator: protein MPVITELEPIAQADDCQGLYPIREVARLTGINPVTLRAWERRYGLIEPKRTESGHRLYSVSDIGTIRQVMGWLERGVSVSKVAQLLASNSSVDVPAPASSEYRDWQTRIGSALTDFNEPELERLYGQIFSSYPIDVVFQGIFLPLWQQLLGTRDTFGRTSEWLLLDGFLRGRVQHRLQLQAAVARPCVLVVAMPELCRELELLVAGLLLTRNDRVVRVVAIGQPLEELSLVCQKLEPRAVVLFANHALNTAHQRRLTRLAQTLNCSVSLAGEASDVVQEALANSSIACLGSVSRLINQRLDAELKATPGG, encoded by the coding sequence ATGCCTGTGATTACTGAACTCGAGCCCATTGCCCAGGCTGATGATTGCCAGGGTCTGTATCCGATCCGGGAAGTGGCCAGGCTGACGGGAATCAACCCGGTAACCCTGCGTGCCTGGGAGCGTCGCTATGGGTTGATCGAACCAAAACGCACCGAAAGTGGGCATCGTCTGTATTCCGTGAGCGATATTGGAACGATTCGTCAGGTCATGGGCTGGCTTGAGCGTGGGGTTTCTGTCAGCAAAGTCGCGCAATTGCTAGCAAGCAACAGTTCCGTCGATGTCCCGGCACCCGCCAGCAGTGAGTACCGCGACTGGCAAACCCGTATTGGCAGCGCCCTCACGGACTTTAACGAACCCGAATTGGAGCGTCTTTACGGGCAGATTTTCTCCAGCTACCCGATTGACGTTGTGTTTCAGGGGATTTTCTTGCCGCTGTGGCAGCAACTGCTTGGGACCCGGGATACTTTTGGCCGTACCAGTGAATGGCTGCTGCTGGACGGCTTCTTGCGCGGTCGGGTACAGCATCGCCTTCAATTGCAGGCCGCTGTTGCCCGCCCGTGCGTGCTGGTGGTGGCGATGCCTGAGTTGTGCCGCGAGCTGGAGTTGCTGGTGGCGGGCTTGCTGCTGACCCGTAATGACCGCGTGGTCAGGGTTGTGGCCATAGGTCAGCCATTGGAAGAGTTGTCACTGGTTTGCCAGAAGCTGGAGCCCCGGGCCGTTGTGCTGTTTGCCAACCATGCATTGAACACGGCCCACCAGCGCAGGCTGACACGCCTGGCACAGACCTTGAATTGCTCGGTGTCGTTGGCAGGTGAGGCCTCGGATGTGGTTCAGGAGGCCTTGGCGAACTCATCCATCGCTTGCCTGGGGAGTGTGTCACGCCTGATCAATCAACGTCTGGATGCTGAACTCAAGGCAACGCCGGGCGGTTGA